In Leptospira harrisiae, a genomic segment contains:
- a CDS encoding LIC12015 family putative lipoprotein, with product MNLKKYLTLGVTLGLILIPILNCSKDSEILATFDGGTVTRKEMNFVIEASKRGNTEPQPISADIQAKILESIALEKILLKDAIASKKVAEADVQKIESLVNQFLKLNVYMREYVKNGLKEKPLEFVNLQLALVRGEDEATNLKNAEALAAKLNSLSNKEIAEEISKVTEDITRKPIAGKLEPFCTNCAETPLEDILAEVKKAKKGTFISYAKAGEGRIAYVVRSTGTEKVHPERLKKYFTSIFDDFKTEATEYGKTHEDAETKTSVAYFTEGESADKANQFASHTMKEYEQGLYQKELKRITEESGITVANLPRFSGPNDIDPKMFTPDYSLYSARDGKNYTWKDLTADFEAIPNVLKQEYKDEKSKTWDMLNLFQSTILQGKIAETSDQVQDVGSEIGYIMQMDKMKVSLALKSLQDEIKAIPVTVTEAQMRDAYEAGKMYAYADPDPKNPQNRIPKPYPAVRERIKSEMEGAQRNAFIEQKVSGLKTTYNLVIAADRLKEVTL from the coding sequence ATGAATCTAAAAAAATATCTCACTCTGGGTGTTACACTCGGTTTGATACTCATACCAATTTTGAATTGCTCGAAGGATTCTGAAATCCTGGCGACGTTCGATGGTGGCACAGTAACTCGCAAAGAAATGAACTTTGTGATTGAGGCTTCGAAACGAGGCAATACTGAACCGCAACCAATAAGTGCCGATATCCAAGCAAAAATTTTAGAGAGTATCGCTTTAGAGAAAATTTTACTCAAAGATGCGATTGCTTCCAAAAAAGTAGCGGAAGCAGATGTTCAAAAAATTGAATCACTTGTGAACCAATTTTTGAAACTAAACGTATATATGCGTGAATACGTTAAAAACGGTTTAAAAGAAAAACCATTAGAATTTGTAAATTTACAACTAGCACTGGTTCGTGGAGAAGATGAAGCTACTAATTTAAAAAATGCAGAAGCTTTGGCCGCAAAACTCAACTCACTTTCAAATAAAGAAATTGCAGAAGAAATTTCTAAAGTCACAGAAGATATTACAAGAAAACCAATTGCTGGAAAGTTAGAACCTTTCTGCACAAACTGTGCAGAAACTCCTTTAGAAGACATTCTCGCTGAAGTAAAAAAAGCAAAAAAGGGAACTTTTATTTCTTATGCAAAAGCTGGTGAAGGAAGGATTGCTTATGTAGTTCGTTCTACCGGAACAGAAAAAGTTCATCCTGAAAGACTAAAAAAATATTTTACATCGATTTTTGATGATTTTAAAACCGAAGCCACTGAATACGGAAAAACTCACGAAGATGCAGAAACAAAAACTTCAGTTGCTTATTTTACAGAAGGTGAATCTGCCGATAAAGCAAACCAGTTTGCCTCACATACAATGAAGGAATATGAACAAGGATTGTATCAAAAAGAACTAAAACGCATTACGGAAGAAAGTGGCATTACTGTTGCGAACCTCCCTCGTTTTTCTGGTCCAAATGACATTGATCCTAAAATGTTTACTCCTGATTATTCATTGTATTCCGCACGTGATGGAAAAAACTACACTTGGAAAGATTTGACTGCTGACTTTGAAGCCATTCCTAATGTTTTGAAACAAGAATACAAAGATGAAAAATCTAAAACTTGGGATATGTTGAATTTATTTCAATCGACGATCCTCCAAGGAAAAATAGCTGAGACTTCTGACCAAGTGCAAGATGTGGGTTCCGAAATTGGATACATCATGCAAATGGATAAAATGAAAGTTTCGTTGGCATTAAAATCGCTACAAGATGAAATCAAAGCCATTCCTGTTACTGTGACCGAAGCGCAAATGAGAGATGCTTATGAAGCAGGAAAAATGTACGCTTATGCAGATCCAGATCCTAAAAATCCTCAGAATCGCATTCCTAAGCCTTATCCTGCGGTTCGTGAACGAATCAAATCAGAAATGGAAGGTGCACAAAGGAATGCATTTATTGAACAGAAAGTTTCTGGGTTAAAGACTACCTACAACCTAGTCATTGCTGCTGATCGTTTAAAAGAAGTTACATTATAG
- a CDS encoding helix-turn-helix domain-containing protein, with protein sequence MLRKKRGIKQYDMARALGVSPSYLSKIETGAQDPTEKFKSSCAKYLKTSVDKLFNESAVEDIYPEFSNGLKNKLWAVRRELGIKQYDFAKKLKVSTPFLSKVELGLLEPPEDFKNLVSKVLKMEKNELFLG encoded by the coding sequence ATGCTTCGAAAGAAGAGAGGTATCAAACAGTACGATATGGCAAGGGCGCTGGGAGTTTCTCCAAGTTACCTATCCAAAATTGAGACTGGAGCCCAAGATCCGACTGAAAAATTTAAGTCATCTTGTGCAAAATATCTCAAAACCTCTGTTGATAAGCTTTTCAACGAAAGCGCTGTGGAAGACATCTACCCTGAGTTTTCCAATGGATTGAAAAACAAACTTTGGGCAGTCAGACGTGAGTTAGGAATCAAACAATACGATTTCGCAAAGAAATTGAAAGTTTCCACTCCGTTTTTGTCAAAAGTAGAACTGGGACTTTTGGAACCACCTGAAGATTTTAAGAATCTGGTCTCCAAAGTTCTAAAAATGGAAAAAAACGAGCTATTTCTCGGCTAA
- a CDS encoding sodium-dependent transporter: MKERQVEHQDGWASRIGLILAVASGAIGLGNFLRFPGQAVQNGGGAFMVPYITSFLILGIPVCLAEWTMGRMGGKHGHSTPFIFREYLKGFPLKLSGTIGVMIPVMIYVYYVFIESWCLAYAYYFLTGQMSLTGSTQDEMTKQASTFFLHLTGAEGNGASFQSPIIVFFLLCVLFNFLLVYRGLSKGLEAFAKIAMPLMGICATIILVRVLTIPGIESGLAVMWNPDWSKLTQPKVWISAAGQIFFSLSTGFGIALVFSSFLKKKDDVVLSSLSSASLNEFAEVVFGGMITIPVAFLFLGMQATSFGTFGMGFIALPSVFGMMPGGAFFGGLWFLVLFLAAITSSVTMLQPGILFLEEGFHVSRRKSSLILFLFTFCLCLPIIYFNKDFAALDIADFYIGTIMIYILASIQIFIFVFKIGVENGVKDASEGSLIPFPKSIQFVLKYITPWFLLFIFVSFCYMNLPEYLDKMNPEVMGSLAEIKGESVEDAKTKAIVARSVVIGLILIYGFIYFLVSKALDHKKEKVIT; this comes from the coding sequence ATGAAAGAGAGACAAGTGGAACATCAAGATGGCTGGGCCAGTCGTATCGGTTTGATTTTGGCTGTGGCAAGTGGTGCCATTGGTCTTGGAAATTTTTTGCGATTTCCTGGGCAAGCTGTACAAAATGGTGGCGGTGCCTTTATGGTTCCTTATATCACAAGTTTCCTGATTCTTGGAATTCCTGTTTGTTTGGCGGAATGGACCATGGGTCGGATGGGTGGCAAACATGGACATAGCACACCATTTATCTTTCGAGAATATTTAAAAGGATTCCCACTGAAACTTTCAGGAACCATTGGCGTGATGATTCCTGTCATGATTTATGTGTATTATGTTTTTATTGAATCCTGGTGTTTAGCGTATGCTTATTACTTTCTTACAGGCCAAATGTCGCTCACAGGTTCCACTCAGGATGAAATGACAAAACAAGCCTCTACTTTCTTTTTGCATCTAACTGGTGCCGAGGGCAATGGGGCCAGTTTCCAATCTCCGATCATTGTATTTTTTTTACTCTGTGTTTTGTTTAACTTTTTACTAGTCTATCGTGGCCTTTCCAAAGGCCTTGAAGCTTTTGCTAAAATTGCCATGCCACTAATGGGAATTTGTGCTACGATCATTCTTGTTCGTGTATTAACAATTCCCGGAATTGAATCGGGTCTTGCTGTTATGTGGAACCCTGATTGGTCTAAACTGACCCAACCTAAAGTATGGATCAGTGCCGCAGGACAGATTTTCTTTTCCTTATCCACTGGTTTTGGAATTGCCCTAGTGTTTTCTAGTTTTTTAAAGAAAAAAGACGATGTGGTTTTATCTAGCCTTTCTTCTGCATCCTTAAATGAATTCGCAGAAGTAGTGTTTGGTGGGATGATTACCATTCCCGTTGCGTTTTTATTTTTGGGAATGCAGGCCACTTCTTTTGGTACCTTTGGGATGGGGTTTATCGCTTTACCTTCTGTATTTGGAATGATGCCAGGAGGAGCATTTTTTGGTGGCTTGTGGTTTTTGGTCTTATTCCTTGCTGCGATTACTTCATCTGTTACCATGTTACAACCGGGTATTTTATTTTTAGAGGAAGGTTTTCATGTTAGTCGTAGAAAATCTTCTTTAATTTTATTTCTTTTTACTTTTTGTCTTTGCCTTCCTATCATATACTTTAATAAAGATTTTGCGGCTCTTGATATCGCCGATTTTTATATCGGAACCATCATGATATATATTCTGGCATCCATTCAAATTTTTATTTTTGTTTTTAAAATTGGAGTGGAAAACGGTGTTAAAGATGCGAGTGAAGGTAGTCTTATTCCCTTCCCTAAATCAATTCAGTTTGTATTGAAATACATCACCCCGTGGTTTTTGCTTTTTATCTTTGTTTCTTTTTGTTATATGAACTTACCTGAATATTTAGACAAAATGAATCCGGAGGTGATGGGTTCACTTGCTGAAATTAAAGGGGAAAGTGTAGAAGATGCAAAAACAAAAGCCATTGTGGCTCGGTCAGTAGTAATTGGACTTATTTTGATTTATGGTTTTATTTATTTTTTAGTATCAAAAGCATTAGATCACAAAAAGGAAAAGGTGATCACATGA
- a CDS encoding ATP-dependent DNA helicase, with amino-acid sequence MDVQSVFTTKLPKLWKDYEVRKEQMDMSTSIESAFNTGSNWVIEAGTGVGKSLAYLIPSALFSLENECTVVVSTETKALQDQLLYKDIPLVSEALGVPVNAMVALGASNYLCKRKYGRVMERGDFGPEMETSLPYFVNWEKQTATGIRAEYDGYLSNAFWNSVSRESDNCLGRNCPNFSSSYYFLEKEKWKKANILIVNHHLLASHLAGDFKLLPPFSQLVIDEAHAFPEIVGKAFGSEIRYDLLMNLLHYLYFPEKRTGLVLKLKNGEKIMKSVEASIGYANDFFRILLSAIPLQFNQFSTRHTERIKLDNGALEDTLSDLASQLEGLLSKYKKDSEDLEEKEIALGLEMVSGNLKKASSFLNDFRLKTNPNLVFWIEPPPQSAKDPFYYLFSQPKNTDEILATTLFPNMDSVVMTSATLSPTAGNFQYFLKEVGTTEVKTKTLASPFAYNTHSLLFVPKQVADPVQDPRRNKSDLSYWITRLLKLSEGDAFVLFTSNKLLSELYEELRHQVPYPIFSQTEIGPIAAKREFLANEKSVLFGVSSFWQGVDIKGDKLRNVIVTKLPFQVPTEPVLQAKMEDMERKGKSPFWEMQVPKTCLLLRQGFGRLIRSQSDTGMVSILDPRVHTKSYGKNVLQSLPKGVPLITEFNELERKFQLLPKS; translated from the coding sequence TTGGACGTACAATCTGTTTTTACAACCAAACTTCCAAAACTTTGGAAGGATTATGAAGTTAGAAAAGAACAAATGGATATGTCCACGTCCATTGAATCTGCATTTAACACCGGATCCAATTGGGTGATTGAAGCTGGAACGGGAGTTGGAAAGTCCCTAGCTTATTTAATTCCCAGTGCCCTATTCTCTTTAGAAAATGAATGTACGGTTGTGGTTTCAACGGAGACAAAAGCTTTACAAGACCAATTACTGTATAAAGACATCCCTCTAGTTTCGGAGGCACTGGGTGTTCCTGTGAATGCTATGGTTGCCCTTGGGGCAAGTAACTATCTTTGTAAACGGAAATACGGTCGAGTGATGGAAAGGGGAGATTTTGGCCCAGAAATGGAAACCTCCCTTCCTTACTTTGTGAATTGGGAAAAACAAACCGCTACAGGAATCCGAGCAGAATATGACGGTTATTTATCAAATGCATTTTGGAATTCTGTGTCCCGTGAGTCTGACAACTGTTTGGGGAGAAATTGTCCAAACTTTAGTTCTTCTTATTATTTTTTGGAAAAGGAAAAATGGAAGAAAGCAAATATCCTAATTGTCAACCATCACTTACTGGCAAGTCATTTGGCAGGAGATTTCAAACTCCTTCCCCCGTTTTCTCAGCTCGTCATTGATGAAGCCCATGCTTTTCCTGAAATTGTAGGAAAGGCATTTGGATCAGAGATTCGTTATGATTTACTGATGAATCTTCTCCATTATCTTTATTTTCCTGAAAAAAGGACGGGGTTAGTTTTAAAACTGAAAAACGGGGAAAAAATCATGAAGTCGGTCGAGGCTTCCATTGGTTATGCGAATGATTTTTTTCGTATCTTACTTTCAGCCATTCCTCTCCAATTCAATCAGTTTTCTACACGTCATACCGAACGAATTAAACTCGATAATGGGGCATTGGAAGACACCCTATCTGATTTAGCTTCACAACTGGAAGGATTGTTATCTAAATACAAAAAAGACAGCGAGGATTTGGAGGAGAAGGAAATTGCCCTTGGCTTAGAGATGGTTTCCGGAAACCTAAAAAAGGCCTCTTCTTTCTTAAATGACTTTCGATTGAAAACCAATCCCAATTTAGTGTTTTGGATTGAACCACCGCCACAGTCGGCAAAGGATCCTTTTTATTATTTATTCTCCCAACCGAAAAATACCGACGAAATTCTAGCAACTACACTTTTTCCTAATATGGATTCAGTGGTGATGACCTCAGCCACACTCTCTCCAACAGCAGGGAATTTTCAGTACTTTTTAAAAGAAGTGGGAACAACGGAGGTCAAAACCAAAACATTGGCTTCCCCATTTGCATACAACACACATTCCCTACTCTTTGTACCAAAACAAGTGGCAGATCCGGTTCAGGATCCCAGACGAAATAAATCTGATCTTTCTTATTGGATCACAAGGCTTCTCAAACTTTCCGAAGGAGACGCATTTGTCCTCTTTACTTCCAACAAACTTTTGTCAGAACTTTATGAAGAGTTAAGGCATCAGGTTCCCTATCCTATTTTCTCCCAAACAGAAATTGGCCCGATTGCCGCCAAACGAGAGTTTCTTGCTAATGAAAAGAGTGTTCTTTTTGGAGTGTCTAGTTTTTGGCAAGGTGTGGATATTAAAGGTGATAAACTTAGAAATGTGATAGTGACAAAACTTCCTTTCCAAGTACCTACAGAGCCGGTCTTACAAGCAAAGATGGAAGATATGGAACGCAAAGGAAAAAGTCCATTTTGGGAAATGCAGGTTCCAAAAACTTGTTTGTTACTACGACAAGGATTTGGAAGACTCATCCGCTCCCAGTCGGATACGGGAATGGTGAGTATTCTCGACCCTCGTGTTCATACAAAATCGTATGGAAAAAACGTCTTGCAAAGTCTTCCAAAGGGAGTTCCTCTCATAACGGAATTTAACGAATTGGAAAGAAAATTCCAACTTTTGCCGAAGTCTTAA
- the asnS gene encoding asparagine--tRNA ligase has product MIPSLDPSQSNSSASNVRFQGWVQGLRGNNHVQFLQLRMDGRIFQVVAEKEFLGEEIFKEIKTLPQETSLIVSGVLQENAKAPGGNELFLHSFSIVGESHQYPITPKEHGPDFLHNHRHLWLRSKRQLAIQRVRSELSFAIREFFRNDGYTLIDTPILTGSIGESAGTLFSTEYFDLGQAYLAQTGQLYLETAAFAHSKVYCFGPTFRAEKSKTRRHLTEFWMLEAETAFLGQDGNLDLQERFVKSVLQTTIERTLEDLKALDRDPAPLLEQLSKPFPRVDYGEAIQVLQTAGEDITWGEDINSEREQILTNHFGTAIFIQNFPRAIKAFYMKQNPADPKTVLSADLIAPDGIGEIIGGSEREESYEKIVERLQEEGLPPEDYSWYLDLRKYGSVPHAGFGMGLERVIAWICGLSHIRECIPFPRMIYRLSP; this is encoded by the coding sequence ATGATTCCAAGTTTAGATCCATCACAATCCAATTCTTCCGCTTCCAATGTTCGTTTCCAAGGTTGGGTCCAAGGACTCCGAGGAAACAACCATGTCCAATTCCTCCAACTTCGTATGGATGGTAGGATTTTCCAGGTTGTGGCCGAAAAAGAATTTCTTGGTGAGGAAATTTTTAAAGAAATCAAAACTCTACCCCAAGAAACATCCCTCATTGTCAGTGGGGTTTTACAAGAAAATGCCAAGGCTCCAGGTGGCAATGAACTGTTTCTACATTCCTTCTCCATTGTAGGAGAATCTCACCAATACCCAATCACACCCAAAGAACATGGTCCGGATTTTTTACACAACCATCGACACTTATGGTTACGCTCCAAAAGGCAACTCGCCATTCAAAGAGTTCGCTCCGAATTGTCCTTCGCCATTCGTGAATTCTTTCGTAACGATGGCTACACCCTCATTGATACTCCTATCCTTACTGGTTCGATTGGAGAATCAGCAGGTACTTTATTTTCGACAGAATACTTTGACCTAGGGCAGGCATACCTTGCCCAAACTGGACAACTCTATTTAGAAACCGCTGCATTTGCCCATTCCAAAGTGTATTGTTTTGGACCCACCTTCCGAGCCGAAAAAAGCAAAACCAGAAGGCACTTAACCGAGTTCTGGATGCTTGAAGCAGAAACTGCCTTCCTTGGTCAGGATGGGAATTTGGATCTACAAGAACGGTTTGTCAAATCAGTGTTACAAACCACAATCGAACGAACTTTAGAAGACCTAAAAGCTTTGGACCGAGATCCGGCTCCTCTGTTAGAACAACTTAGCAAACCTTTTCCCCGAGTGGATTATGGGGAAGCGATCCAAGTTTTACAAACTGCCGGGGAAGACATTACCTGGGGTGAAGACATCAACTCAGAAAGAGAACAAATCCTAACAAACCATTTCGGAACAGCAATCTTCATCCAAAATTTTCCACGGGCCATCAAAGCCTTTTACATGAAACAAAATCCGGCAGACCCAAAGACGGTCCTATCTGCCGACCTAATTGCACCTGATGGAATTGGAGAGATCATTGGTGGTTCTGAAAGGGAAGAGTCCTACGAAAAAATCGTAGAACGCTTACAAGAGGAAGGTCTCCCTCCTGAGGATTATTCTTGGTATTTGGACCTGCGAAAATATGGCTCAGTTCCCCATGCTGGGTTTGGGATGGGATTGGAACGTGTGATTGCCTGGATTTGTGGTTTGTCCCATATTCGAGAATGTATCCCTTTCCCAAGGATGATTTACAGACTAAGTCCATAA
- the folD gene encoding bifunctional methylenetetrahydrofolate dehydrogenase/methenyltetrahydrofolate cyclohydrolase FolD has translation MKSSILLDGKAISEKIRNRIAETLAKAKSEGKGVPTLATILVGDNPASETYVNMKVKACEKVGMGSRYVRMKEETTTEELLAEIRKLNADASVNGILLQHPVPHQIDERLCFDEIALEKDVDGVTTISFGKLSMNSEAYFPCTPYGMVLLLQEYGIEVSGKHAVVVGRSPILGKPMAIMLTNLNATVTLCHSKTKNLPELVKQADIVVGAVGKPEFIKADWIKEGAVVLDAGYNVGNVGDIEISKVKDKASYYTPVPGGVGPMTISVLLLQTMYSFLNQFSPKLDSHASNR, from the coding sequence ATGAAATCTAGCATCCTATTAGACGGTAAAGCGATTTCCGAAAAAATTCGAAATCGAATCGCAGAAACACTAGCAAAAGCTAAATCAGAAGGCAAAGGAGTTCCGACTCTTGCCACCATCCTTGTTGGGGATAACCCTGCATCGGAAACCTATGTCAACATGAAAGTGAAGGCCTGCGAAAAAGTGGGAATGGGTTCTCGATACGTTCGTATGAAAGAGGAAACAACCACCGAAGAGTTGTTAGCGGAAATTAGAAAACTTAATGCGGATGCATCAGTAAATGGAATTCTTTTGCAACATCCGGTTCCACACCAAATTGATGAACGTTTGTGTTTTGATGAAATCGCTCTCGAAAAAGACGTGGATGGAGTTACTACTATTTCCTTTGGAAAACTTTCAATGAACAGCGAAGCATATTTCCCATGCACACCGTACGGAATGGTTCTGCTACTTCAAGAATATGGAATCGAGGTTTCAGGGAAACATGCAGTCGTTGTGGGAAGGTCCCCCATTCTTGGCAAACCAATGGCCATCATGCTTACAAATTTAAATGCCACTGTTACCTTATGTCATTCTAAAACTAAAAACCTACCAGAGCTTGTGAAACAAGCGGACATTGTGGTAGGGGCTGTTGGAAAACCAGAATTCATTAAAGCAGATTGGATCAAAGAAGGCGCCGTAGTATTGGATGCTGGTTATAATGTTGGTAACGTCGGTGACATTGAAATCTCAAAAGTAAAAGACAAAGCCTCCTATTATACACCAGTTCCTGGCGGAGTTGGTCCTATGACCATTTCTGTACTTTTATTACAAACTATGTATAGTTTTTTAAATCAATTTTCTCCTAAGTTGGATTCCCATGCCTCAAACCGTTAG
- a CDS encoding acetylxylan esterase: MPQTVSFDECFQTVPKLDPPSDLDSFWKAGIADLKKVPIKATYKTVLKGSFIWESLNDISFQSIDNHVLYGKLAIPRKRGNRPVVVYFHDYLAVPEEIQKGYSDLGVAQLHITLRGHGEEMVHAPIDPTTGKAPIGWTPNYFAHGLDQKEEFYMRKLYLDVIRTIEFLRLTDGIDGDQIILHGKSIGSALSVFGAAYSDRIKGLILETPSFCYIDKDQISLKGNPWIRELTPFLEKRATKKIDYKKELSYFDALNFAKKIKIPALFSCGMEDVISHPKSTFALFNHMNCDKRMQLYPTEGNEAGKDKQPQANLEFVKEIFAL, translated from the coding sequence ATGCCTCAAACCGTTAGTTTTGATGAATGTTTTCAGACGGTTCCAAAACTAGATCCCCCTTCGGACTTGGATAGTTTTTGGAAAGCAGGAATTGCTGACTTAAAAAAAGTTCCAATCAAGGCGACTTATAAAACTGTCTTAAAAGGATCATTTATTTGGGAATCACTTAACGACATTAGTTTTCAAAGTATCGACAATCATGTGTTATATGGAAAACTTGCGATACCCCGGAAAAGAGGAAACCGCCCTGTTGTTGTTTATTTCCATGATTATTTGGCAGTTCCGGAAGAAATCCAAAAAGGGTATTCTGATTTGGGTGTTGCACAGCTCCATATCACCTTACGCGGACATGGTGAAGAAATGGTTCATGCGCCTATTGATCCAACCACAGGAAAGGCGCCAATTGGTTGGACTCCCAATTACTTTGCACATGGACTCGACCAAAAAGAAGAGTTTTATATGCGCAAACTTTATTTAGATGTAATTCGTACAATTGAGTTTTTACGTCTGACTGATGGGATTGATGGTGACCAAATTATTTTACATGGAAAATCAATTGGTTCCGCACTTTCAGTCTTTGGTGCTGCCTATTCTGACCGAATCAAAGGTTTAATTCTAGAAACACCTTCCTTCTGTTATATTGACAAAGATCAGATTTCATTAAAAGGAAATCCCTGGATACGAGAACTCACTCCATTTTTGGAGAAAAGAGCTACTAAAAAAATTGATTATAAAAAGGAACTTTCTTATTTTGATGCGTTGAATTTTGCTAAAAAAATTAAAATTCCCGCCTTATTCTCTTGTGGAATGGAAGATGTCATCTCTCATCCAAAATCAACTTTTGCACTCTTTAATCATATGAATTGTGATAAACGTATGCAGTTGTATCCCACTGAAGGAAATGAAGCTGGCAAAGACAAACAGCCACAAGCCAACTTGGAATTTGTAAAAGAAATTTTTGCATTATGA
- the cysS gene encoding cysteine--tRNA ligase: MVPFVFQNSKSGKKETFVPKDPLNVSIYSCGPTVYNFAHIGNIRSFLFVDVLRRSLLLGGYKLNQSMNITDIDDKIINESIKRKISVEEFTKPWTEAFFKDLETLHVQKLEHYPKATESIDDMVHLVETLKSNGLVYEKDGNLYFSIQKFSRYGELSKIDVSGMKSGVRYDADEYEKDDVRDFVLWKNQKTEEEKCWHTKIGTGRPGWHLECSAMIRKVYGSGVDIHTGGIDLLFPHHENEAAQSIGAYPNEEFVGTWLHCEHLLVDGEKMSKSKGNFFTLRDILEKGYDPNVIRYHLISAHYRSKLNFSLSKLEESKTAMERVQNTIYRVLEVGNLWDKVSKIEESFDDSIPDLQKINLEFINALADDLNVPKALASVFELVRIVNQFLDSSAKDSADSDFLKESLQLFYKMNKLFAVFSFEKQILSLDGISEEWILAQIEARKIAKQNKDFSTADKIRKELEEKGILLADTKEGNTTWKKAQ, translated from the coding sequence ATAGTTCCCTTTGTATTTCAAAATTCTAAATCGGGAAAAAAAGAAACTTTTGTACCAAAGGATCCGTTGAATGTAAGTATATATTCTTGTGGGCCAACAGTTTATAATTTTGCACATATTGGAAATATTCGTTCTTTTTTATTTGTTGATGTACTTCGTCGCTCTCTACTGCTCGGTGGATATAAACTCAACCAATCAATGAATATTACTGACATTGATGACAAAATTATCAACGAATCCATCAAAAGAAAAATAAGTGTAGAAGAGTTTACAAAACCTTGGACAGAGGCCTTTTTTAAAGATTTAGAAACTCTTCATGTTCAAAAACTGGAACATTACCCTAAAGCAACTGAATCCATTGATGATATGGTTCATCTTGTGGAAACATTAAAATCCAATGGCCTAGTTTATGAAAAAGATGGGAATTTATATTTTTCCATTCAAAAGTTTAGTCGGTATGGTGAACTTTCCAAAATTGATGTTTCTGGGATGAAGTCGGGAGTTCGGTATGATGCTGATGAATATGAAAAGGACGATGTCCGAGATTTTGTTCTTTGGAAAAACCAAAAGACAGAAGAAGAAAAATGTTGGCATACTAAAATTGGAACCGGACGCCCTGGCTGGCATTTAGAATGTTCTGCGATGATTCGAAAGGTGTATGGTTCCGGCGTGGATATCCATACCGGTGGGATTGACCTTCTCTTCCCTCACCATGAAAATGAGGCAGCACAAAGTATTGGTGCCTATCCGAATGAAGAATTTGTTGGAACCTGGCTTCATTGTGAACACCTTCTTGTGGATGGTGAAAAGATGTCTAAAAGTAAAGGAAACTTTTTTACCTTAAGAGACATTCTAGAGAAAGGATACGACCCTAACGTTATTCGCTATCATCTGATTTCAGCGCATTATAGAAGTAAGTTGAATTTTTCTCTGAGCAAACTTGAAGAATCAAAAACTGCAATGGAAAGAGTTCAGAACACCATTTATCGGGTGTTAGAGGTTGGTAATCTTTGGGACAAAGTTTCCAAAATAGAAGAAAGTTTTGATGATTCAATTCCTGACTTACAAAAAATAAACTTGGAATTTATAAATGCTTTGGCAGATGATTTGAATGTTCCGAAAGCACTTGCTTCCGTTTTTGAACTCGTTCGTATTGTGAACCAATTTTTGGATTCGAGCGCAAAAGATTCCGCCGATTCAGATTTTTTAAAAGAATCTCTACAATTGTTTTATAAAATGAATAAACTCTTTGCTGTTTTTTCCTTTGAAAAACAAATTCTATCGTTGGATGGGATTTCTGAAGAGTGGATCTTGGCGCAGATTGAAGCGAGAAAAATCGCAAAGCAAAACAAAGATTTCTCTACTGCTGACAAAATTCGTAAAGAGTTGGAAGAAAAAGGAATCCTTCTCGCAGACACAAAAGAAGGAAATACCACATGGAAAAAAGCCCAGTAG